In Vigna angularis cultivar LongXiaoDou No.4 chromosome 8, ASM1680809v1, whole genome shotgun sequence, one DNA window encodes the following:
- the LOC108345616 gene encoding uncharacterized protein LOC108345616, whose amino-acid sequence MADTNSVEVILDFLRRNRFTRAEAALRSELSNCSDVNGFLQKLTLEEKDLRGGLHNDKGKPVIENHGLDSRDGVEVSKELIVKEIECGTGRNAAEESKWKTVAPTGERNKSGEVVGTSEKNFTFSKSSEDSVLDLYSWKFNPSNGPVEPYQNDSGSRPSNALKAPISQQSKYQTGEVPAATNSNVKSGEGEVNNVPAEKTTLWLGSSGKASTEPKYDLMHNKEPKEPDLQLKFNASSLKDCLTDNHLSRTDENMNSSTDLWKDCSVKTVFPFSKGDMSTSYNGSTYSDRQEDKRRAENGDVMTSIKEQVDEVGRALYLGKLQGSSGSLNFPLELENPKEEFPRLPPVKIKSEDKPLTFTWGDKFESDGLAAKLTGADNSFLIGSYLDVPIGQDIKTTGVRKSIGGSWLSVSQGISEDTSDLVSGFATIGDGLSESVDYPNEYWDSDEYDDDEDVGYMRQPIEDETWFLAHEIDYPSDNEKGTGHGSVPDPQERGPAKDEEDDQSFAEEDSYFSGEQYILPKNVEPVTSDDPIGLTITEMYGRTNGNDVMTQYDTQLVDVEELNLMHIEPVRQGFVTHQNDLIMLGDGRVLNHGARPRIEDVEDDQHGSVRSIGVGINSDAADIGSEVHGSLIGGSSEGDLEYFHDHDTMHSGTKHTHQDLDKSSCNKSVKNNKKTDKNESNKYVIDSDKDACSQIKTHPDGNFSFPQSLRDGQMIQAGSSKPLWTSNGNEDETDDCLNAFVGSDDMLSSWRRKSSDSSPVKSSRDDNNAIVVRSRNSSPTTISNYGYTDGEHAKLEKDEKVSVVREDDIGASLEDEEAAAVQEQVRQIKAQEEEFETFNLKIVHRKNRTGFEEDKNFHVVLNSVIAGRYHVTEYLGSAAFSKAIQAHDLHTGMDVCVKIIKNNKDFFDQSLDEIKLLKYVNKHDPSDKFHLLRLYDYFYYREHLLIVCELLKANLYEFHKFNRESGGEVYFTMPRLQSITIQCLEALQFLHSLGLIHCDLKPENILVKSYSRCEVKVIDLGSSCFETDHLCSYVQSRSYRAPEVILGLPYDKKIDIWSLGCILAELCTGNVLFQNDSPATLLARVIGIIGPVDQSLLAKGRDTYKYFTKNHMLYERNQESNRLEYLIPKKTSLRHRLPMGDQGFIDFVAHLLEVNPKKRPSASEALKHPWLSYPYEPISS is encoded by the exons ATGGCAGACACAAATTCAGTTGAAGTGATTTTGGATTTTCTGAGGAGGAATAGGTTCACCCGAGCTGAGGCGGCTTTGCGTAGTGAGCTCAGTAACTGTTCTGATGTGAATGGTTTCTTGCAAAAGCTTACATTGGAAGAAAAGGACTTGCGTGGCGGGTTGCACAATGATAAGGGGAAGCCTGTTATAGAAAATCATGGGTTGGATTCTCGTGACGGTGTTGAAGTTTCTAAAGAACTGATTGTGAAGGAAATAGAATGTGGGACTGGTAGAAATGCTGCTGAAGAAAGCAAGTGGAAAACTGTTGCTCCCACAGGGGAAAGGAATAAGTCTGGTGAAGTGGTTGGAACGAGTGAAAAAAACTTTACCTTCTCAAAGAGTTCGGAGGATAGTGTGCTTGATTTGTACTCATGGAAGTTTAATCCCAGCAATGGTCCTGTTGAACCTTACCAAAACGATAGTGGGAGTAGGCCTAGTAATGCTTTGAAGGCCCCGATATCTCAGCAATCAAAGTATCAAACTGGTGAAGTTCCTGCTGCAACCAACAGTAATGTGAAATCTGGGGAGGGGGAGGTAAATAATGTACCTGCAGAAAAAACAACCTTGTGGCTTGGAAGTAGTGGTAAAGCCTCTACGGAACCAAAGTATGACCTTATGCATAACAAAGAACCTAAGGAACCTGATCTACAGCTCAAATTTAATGCTTCATCTCTTAAAGATTGCTTGACAGATAATCATTTGTCAAGAACTGATGAGAATATGAACTCATCTACAGATCTATGGAAAGATTGTTCTGTGAAGACCGTTTTCCCTTTCTCAAAAGGTGATATGTCTACAAGCTACAACGGTTCAACTTACTCTGACAGACAAGAGGATAAGAGAAGGGCAGAAAACGGTGATGTTATGACATCAATAAAAGAGCAAGTGGATGAAGTAGGAAGAGCTCTTTACTTAGGAAAGTTGCAAGGCAGTTCTGGCAGCTTAAATTTTCCTCTTGAACTGGAGAATCCAAAAGAAGAGTTTCCTAGGCTTCCTCCTGTAAAAATCAAGTCAGAAGATAAGCCCTTGACTTTTACCTGGGGAGATAAGTTTGAGTCTGACGGCCTGGCTGCGAAACTCACTGGTGCCGACAACTCCTTTCTTATAGGGTCATATTTGGATGTCCCTATTGGACAGGACATTAAAACTACTG GTGTGAGGAAGTCTATAGGGGGCAGCTGGCTGTCTGTAAGTCAAGGGATTTCTGAGGATACATCTGATCTTGTATCAGGTTTTGCAACAATTGGGGATGGGTTGAGTGAATCTGTTGATTATCCAAATGAATATTGGGACTCTGAtgaatatgatgatgatgaagatgttGGGTACATGAGACAACCCATTGAGGATGAGACCTGGTTTTTGGCacatgaaattgattaccccagtGATAATGAAAAGGGGACGGGGCATGGAAGTGTTCCAGATCCTCAGGAAAGAGGTCCAGCCAAAGATGAAGAGGATGATCAATCTTTTGCTGAGGAGGATTCTTATTTCTCTGGTGAACAATATATTCTACCAAAAAATGTTGAGCCGGTCACTTCAGATGATCCTATTGGTCTAACAATTACTGAAATGTATGGAAGAACCAATGGTAACGATGTAATGACTCAATATGATACACAACTGGTGGACGTTGAAGAACTGAATCTGATGCATATAGAACCTGTTAGGCAGGGCTTTGTCACTCACCAAAATGATCTCATCATGCTGGGAGATGGGCGGGTTCTGAATCACGGTGCGAGGCCACGAATTGAGGACGTAGAAGATGATCAGCATGGTTCAGTTAGATCAATTGGAGTGGGGATCAACAGTGATGCTGCTGATATTGGTAGTGAAGTGCATGGAAGTTTGATTGGTGGTAGTAGTGAGGGGGATTTAGAATATTTTCATGATCATGATACTATGCACAGTGGCACCAAACACACTCATCAGGATTTGGACAAGAGTTCTTGTAACAAATCAgttaaaaataacaagaaaactGACAAGAATGAATCAAATAAATATGTCATAGACAGTGATAAAGATGCATGCTCGCAGATAAAAACACATCCTGATGGGAACTTTTCATTTCCCCAATCTCTTAGAGATGGCCAGATGATTCAGGCTGGCTCCAGTAAGCCCCTATGGACGAGTAATGGTAATGAAGATGAAACCGATGACTGTCTTAATGCCTTTGTGGGCTCTGATGACATGCTTTCATCTTGGAGGCGGAAGAGTAGTGATTCTTCGCCTGTTAAAAGTTCTAGGGATGATAATAATGCTATCGTGGTAAGATCCAGAAACTCTTCTCCAACTACAATCTCAAATTATGGGTATACTGATGGAGAGCATGCTAAGctagaaaaagatgaaaaggtAAGTGTTGTAAGGGAAGATGATATAGGTGCATCACTAGAGGATGAAGAGGCAGCTGCTGTGCAAGAGCAGGTAAGGCAAATAAAGGCTCAAGAGGAAGAATTTGAAACCTTCAATCTAAAGATCGTACACAGGAAAAACAG AACTGGCTTTGAGGAGGACAAGAATTTCCATGTTGTTTTGAATTCCGTGATAGCTGGGCGCTATCATGTCACCGAGTATCTTGGATCTGCTGCATTTAGCAAAGCTATACAAGCTCATGACCTGCACACAGGCATGGATGTTTGTGTtaagattataaaaaacaacaaagacTTCTTTGACCAAAGCCTTGATGAGATCAAGCTTCTTAAGTATGTCAATAAGCATGATCCTTCAGACAAGTTCCACCTTCTAAGATTGTATGATTATTTCTATTATAGA GAACATTTGTTAATAGTATGTGAGTTGCTCAAAGCCAACCTATATGAGTTTCACAAATTTAATCGAGAATCAGGGGGGGAAGTTTATTTCACGATGCCAAGGTTGCAG TCAATCACCATTCAGTGTTTGGAGGCACTTCAGTTTTTGCATAGTCTTGGACTAATACATTGTGACTTGAAGCCAGAGAATATTTTGGTTAAAAGCTATAGCAGATGTGAAGTGAAGGTTATTGATCTCGGAAGTAGTTGTTTTGAGACAGATCATCTTTGCTCGTATGTTCAGTCCAGGTCTTATCGTGCTCCTGAGGTTATTCTGGGGCTTCCATATGACAAGAAGATTGATATCTGGTCACTTGGATGCATCTTGGCAGAACTTTGTACTGGCAAC GTCCTCTTCCAAAATGATTCCCCTGCTACATTACTTGCTCGGGTCATCGGGATCATTGGCCCAGTTGATCAAAGTTTACTTGCCAAAGGACGGGATACATATAAATACTTCACAAAAAATCACATGCTTTATGAACGCAATCAG GAAAGCAACAGGTTAGAATACCTGATTCCAAAAAAGACATCATTGAGGCATAGATTACCGATGGGAGACCAAGGCTTCATCGACTTTGTTGCTCATCTGCTCGAGGTTAACCCAAAGAAGCGACCTTCTGCGTCCGAGGCCCTGAAGCACCCATGGTTATCATACCCTTATGAACCAATATCATCTTAA